In Phormidium yuhuli AB48, one genomic interval encodes:
- a CDS encoding serine hydrolase gives MTFFRKDESLEAVGDRILEAVWATFPQLAKNQLALTWIPYDPPIAVNTGGALSSDEFWKYQPRGFHYRGVERIYPASVVKLFYLVAVSEWLETGMIEPSAELDRAVRDSIVDSSNDATSLIVDVLTGTTSGPELPPGPFETWKMQRNIVNRYFQSLGWEELETINVNHKTWCDGAYGRERAFLGTMMDNRNMLTTNATARLVHSIVGGVAVSSERSQQMMALMKRNLDPAALAADPENQVTGFLGQGLPLDTGVWSKAGLTSQVRHDAAYIELSDANPYLLVVFSEGPAQSQSETLLPFISGQVAEAMRGLSQG, from the coding sequence ATGACGTTTTTCAGAAAAGACGAATCACTCGAAGCTGTCGGCGATCGCATTCTTGAGGCGGTTTGGGCCACCTTTCCCCAACTTGCTAAAAACCAACTGGCCCTAACCTGGATTCCTTATGATCCTCCCATTGCCGTAAATACGGGTGGGGCCCTCAGTTCCGATGAGTTCTGGAAGTATCAACCTCGGGGCTTCCACTATCGGGGGGTGGAACGGATTTATCCGGCGAGTGTCGTCAAGTTATTCTACCTGGTGGCCGTGTCGGAGTGGCTGGAGACGGGCATGATTGAACCTTCGGCGGAACTGGACCGGGCGGTGCGCGATAGTATTGTGGATTCGAGTAATGATGCGACCAGCTTGATTGTGGATGTTCTCACGGGAACCACCAGCGGTCCAGAATTGCCCCCCGGCCCCTTTGAAACCTGGAAAATGCAGCGCAACATTGTCAATCGCTATTTCCAATCGTTGGGATGGGAGGAGTTAGAGACGATTAATGTCAATCATAAGACCTGGTGTGATGGGGCCTATGGTCGGGAACGGGCCTTTCTGGGGACGATGATGGACAACCGCAATATGCTGACCACGAATGCGACGGCTCGTTTGGTGCATAGTATTGTGGGTGGGGTGGCTGTGTCGTCGGAGCGATCGCAGCAGATGATGGCCCTGATGAAACGCAATCTCGATCCGGCAGCATTAGCTGCTGACCCAGAAAATCAGGTAACGGGCTTTTTAGGTCAGGGGTTACCCTTGGATACGGGGGTTTGGTCGAAGGCGGGATTAACCAGTCAAGTCCGCCATGATGCGGCTTATATTGAACTGTCTGATGCCAATCCTTATCTCTTGGTGGTCTTCAGCGAGGGGCCGGCCCAGAGTCAGTCAGAGACCTTGCTGCCGTTTATTTCAGGCCAGGTGGCGGAGGCAATGCGAGGCTTGAGTCAAGGCTGA
- a CDS encoding DUF4079 domain-containing protein: protein MDFIPESIKPWLNFIHPLLMWGMLAIAIYALYTGLKVRKLRSASGEEKKELVQGDFRSKHFKIGSLLLVGVVLGTIGGMSVTYINNGKLFVGPHLLVGLSMMGLVALSASLAPLMQRGKDWARYSHISLNIAVVGLFAWQAVTGMNIVQRILENF from the coding sequence ATGGATTTCATTCCTGAGTCAATCAAACCCTGGCTGAACTTCATTCACCCCTTACTGATGTGGGGAATGTTGGCGATCGCCATTTATGCCCTCTACACCGGTCTCAAAGTCCGTAAACTGCGTTCTGCTAGCGGCGAAGAGAAAAAAGAACTCGTTCAAGGAGACTTTCGCAGCAAACACTTCAAAATTGGCTCCTTACTCCTAGTTGGCGTCGTCCTCGGCACCATCGGCGGGATGTCCGTCACCTACATCAACAACGGTAAACTCTTCGTTGGCCCCCACCTATTAGTGGGACTGAGCATGATGGGACTTGTGGCCCTCTCCGCCTCCCTCGCTCCCCTCATGCAACGAGGTAAAGACTGGGCCCGCTATAGCCACATTAGTCTTAACATCGCCGTCGTCGGCCTGTTCGCTTGGCAAGCGGTCACCGGAATGAACATTGTTCAACGGATTTTAGAAAACTTTTAA
- a CDS encoding ABC transporter ATP-binding protein: MTVTPLDRPKARPKTNDWRLFLRLVPYAKRNQNLLWIVLALLAPLALAGSIQPVLVGQTISFIRGEPTYFFLEGLTLSQGITLLVGLLFLTMVVRATLDGIQGFLVQKVGQRMTMQIRNDLFKRVTSLSSSFFDRTPVGRLITRLTSDVDALGDVFSTGAIGIVSDLATILVLILVMFTVQWELALMLLLMLIPTAAIVIYFQQQFRKANYRAREELSRLNSNFQENIVGINIVQLFRRERYNAEAFRSINQDYITAVDRTIFHDSAVSATLEWVSLVAIAGVLWLGGVRVLEGEMNFGLLASFVLFAQRLFDPLRQFAEKFTSLQSGFTAVERISDLLDEPIDIQDPAGIDTRSIEPGHSGEIRFETVSFGYKPDEYVLHNLNFTIHRGEKVAIVGPTGAGKSSMIRLLCRLYEPQQGRILIDGIDVRDLRQAELRQHVGVILQDGFVFAGDVKSNIALGEEYEFERIKAAAEQTNVSQFIEQLPDGYNTQLRERGTNLSGGQKQLLAFARVAVRDPKIMVLDEATANLDVKTEAWIQEALDRLLEKRTAIIIAHRLSTIRNVDRILVLKRGELVESGSHEELLQQNGLYASLYKLQLLES, encoded by the coding sequence ATGACCGTAACCCCCCTCGATCGCCCCAAAGCCAGACCCAAAACCAACGACTGGCGGCTGTTTCTGCGGCTGGTTCCCTACGCCAAACGCAATCAGAATCTCCTCTGGATTGTCCTGGCCCTCTTGGCCCCCCTCGCCTTAGCCGGTTCCATTCAACCGGTTCTCGTCGGACAAACCATCTCCTTCATTCGCGGGGAACCCACCTATTTCTTCCTGGAGGGACTGACGCTCTCCCAAGGAATCACCCTCCTAGTGGGGTTACTCTTCCTGACGATGGTGGTTCGAGCCACCCTGGATGGAATCCAAGGCTTTCTGGTGCAAAAAGTGGGTCAGCGGATGACGATGCAGATTCGCAATGACCTGTTTAAACGGGTGACGTCCCTCTCATCCAGTTTCTTCGATCGCACCCCCGTCGGCCGACTCATCACTCGCCTCACCAGTGATGTGGATGCGTTGGGGGATGTCTTCTCCACCGGGGCCATCGGGATTGTCAGTGACTTAGCCACGATTCTCGTTCTCATCCTGGTCATGTTCACCGTTCAGTGGGAACTGGCCCTGATGCTGCTGTTGATGCTTATCCCCACAGCGGCGATCGTTATTTACTTTCAACAACAGTTCCGCAAAGCCAACTATCGCGCTCGTGAGGAACTCTCCCGGCTCAATTCCAATTTTCAGGAAAATATCGTCGGAATCAATATCGTGCAACTGTTTCGCCGGGAACGCTACAACGCCGAAGCCTTTCGCAGCATTAACCAAGACTATATCACCGCCGTCGATCGCACCATCTTCCATGATTCCGCTGTCTCAGCCACTCTTGAATGGGTATCTCTGGTGGCCATTGCTGGGGTTCTCTGGCTGGGGGGAGTGCGAGTGCTAGAGGGAGAGATGAACTTCGGACTTTTAGCCTCCTTTGTCCTGTTTGCACAACGTCTGTTTGACCCCTTACGCCAATTTGCAGAGAAGTTTACCTCCCTCCAATCGGGGTTTACCGCTGTCGAACGCATTAGCGACCTCCTCGATGAACCGATTGATATTCAAGACCCGGCGGGGATAGATACTCGTTCCATTGAACCGGGTCATAGTGGAGAAATTCGCTTCGAGACTGTCAGCTTTGGCTATAAACCCGATGAATATGTTTTGCATAATCTCAACTTCACCATTCATCGCGGCGAAAAAGTAGCCATTGTGGGACCGACGGGAGCGGGAAAAAGTTCGATGATTCGCCTCCTCTGTCGTCTCTATGAACCCCAACAGGGTCGCATTCTCATTGATGGAATTGATGTGCGAGACTTACGTCAGGCGGAACTACGTCAACATGTGGGGGTGATTCTTCAAGATGGTTTTGTCTTCGCCGGGGATGTGAAAAGTAATATCGCCTTGGGAGAAGAGTACGAGTTTGAGCGGATTAAAGCGGCGGCTGAACAAACCAATGTCTCCCAGTTTATTGAACAACTCCCCGATGGCTATAATACCCAACTCCGGGAGCGGGGAACCAACCTCTCGGGGGGGCAAAAGCAGTTACTAGCCTTTGCGCGGGTAGCGGTACGTGACCCGAAAATTATGGTTTTGGATGAAGCGACGGCGAATTTAGATGTCAAAACTGAAGCCTGGATTCAGGAAGCGTTGGATCGACTTCTGGAAAAACGGACCGCAATTATTATTGCACACCGTCTCTCGACGATTCGCAATGTTGATCGCATCTTGGTCTTGAAACGAGGGGAGTTGGTCGAGTCAGGGAGTCATGAGGAACTATTGCAGCAAAATGGACTCTATGCCAGTCTCTATAAGTTGCAATTATTGGAAAGTTGA
- the yidD gene encoding membrane protein insertion efficiency factor YidD yields the protein MLSAIAKQTALTLIRVYRLFISPWTLPSCRFQPTCSTYAVEAIERFGPWRGGLLALRRILRCHPFHPGGYDPVPPHPSSTPSQDS from the coding sequence ATGCTGAGTGCGATCGCCAAACAGACCGCTTTAACCCTCATTCGAGTCTATCGTCTCTTCATCTCTCCCTGGACCTTACCCTCCTGTCGTTTCCAACCCACCTGTTCCACTTACGCCGTCGAGGCGATCGAACGCTTTGGTCCCTGGCGAGGGGGACTCTTAGCCCTACGCCGGATTTTACGCTGTCACCCCTTCCATCCCGGCGGTTATGATCCCGTCCCTCCTCACCCCTCTAGCACCCCTTCACAAGACTCCTAG
- a CDS encoding DUF3172 domain-containing protein: MKRSRATSKAKSAFNYTLLALIGGVFILGIGIGIAFSSTTTVNAQNVASREVLDRSVANPEFCVKYGASAMVVESYSYITLNPFNVYVSQPRMHPGCVVRNTNWSILERMNVVSSDEVRNCRNRLNTFGFMGDINDNPTVQCIYQNQAQDNNFLRQPGSGVTNKAPESNRF; encoded by the coding sequence ATGAAGCGTAGTCGAGCCACCAGTAAAGCCAAATCCGCATTCAACTATACCCTCCTAGCCCTGATTGGCGGCGTCTTCATCCTCGGAATAGGGATTGGAATCGCCTTCAGTTCCACCACCACCGTCAACGCCCAAAACGTCGCCTCCCGAGAAGTCCTTGATCGCAGCGTTGCCAACCCTGAATTTTGCGTGAAATATGGCGCCAGTGCCATGGTGGTGGAAAGTTATTCCTATATCACCCTCAACCCCTTCAACGTTTACGTCTCCCAACCCAGGATGCACCCCGGCTGTGTCGTCCGCAACACCAACTGGTCAATTCTCGAACGGATGAATGTCGTTTCCTCCGACGAAGTCCGTAACTGTCGCAACCGCCTCAATACCTTTGGCTTTATGGGAGATATCAATGATAATCCCACAGTCCAATGTATCTATCAAAACCAAGCCCAAGACAACAACTTCCTCAGACAACCCGGGAGCGGTGTCACCAATAAAGCCCCTGAATCTAATCGTTTTTAG
- a CDS encoding C40 family peptidase, whose product MATGAIELHESGEYRNLAPLNLYDSPQRDSLATQAATGRYLRILSLPHGDESSLRVRLCEDDYPGWLAPEAVVQLEPVPSSSPYVAVEFSEMEIRDIIPEVIEFTKQAMAQPNHYLWGGTLGPNYDCSGLMQAAFASVGVWLPRDAYLQEAFTLAVSTEAMQPGDLVFFGPPLKATHVGLYLGGDRYIHSSGRELGHNGIAIDRLANDGSQVSRNYRRILRGAGRVIHSYHPGDLLPLQPD is encoded by the coding sequence ATGGCTACAGGAGCGATCGAGTTGCACGAATCTGGAGAATATCGTAATTTAGCCCCTCTCAATCTCTATGATTCTCCCCAACGGGATAGCTTGGCAACCCAGGCCGCAACGGGACGATACCTGCGAATTTTATCACTGCCCCATGGTGACGAGTCATCCCTGCGGGTGCGACTGTGTGAAGACGACTATCCCGGTTGGCTGGCCCCAGAAGCGGTGGTCCAGCTTGAACCCGTCCCTTCCTCCTCTCCCTATGTGGCTGTTGAGTTTTCGGAGATGGAAATTCGCGACATTATCCCCGAGGTGATTGAGTTTACGAAACAAGCCATGGCCCAACCCAACCACTATCTCTGGGGAGGAACCCTCGGCCCCAATTATGACTGTTCGGGACTGATGCAAGCGGCCTTCGCTTCAGTGGGAGTCTGGTTACCCCGAGATGCCTATTTACAAGAAGCTTTCACCCTAGCCGTTTCCACCGAAGCCATGCAGCCAGGAGATTTAGTATTTTTCGGACCCCCCCTCAAAGCCACCCACGTGGGATTATATCTGGGAGGCGATCGCTATATCCATAGTTCCGGTCGAGAGTTGGGTCATAATGGCATTGCCATTGACCGCCTCGCCAACGATGGGAGTCAAGTTAGTCGTAACTATCGCCGGATCTTGCGGGGTGCGGGCCGAGTTATCCACAGTTATCACCCAGGGGATTTGTTGCCGTTGCAACCGGACTGA
- a CDS encoding phospholipase D-like domain-containing protein, translating into MVVVRRSFLLLASLGFLLSLSLGCRSPWTLQQSDVNRPPPLPQHPQIEAYFNQNPAHHYTDPYRQISRDGDNLEQLLIDTIENAQERIDIAIQELRLPKLAWAIARQHQAGVSVRLILEHDYNRPWSDYSPEEIRQFDDRQRSRYEEAKRLIDRNNDGVMSPEEIAENDALVVLRNAQVPTIDDTADGSRGSGLMHHKFVLIDNNILITGSANFTLSGIHGDMGEPASRGNPNHLLRLNNPQLVSLFREEFEFMWGDGPEGTLQSRFGLRKPHRPLRNLTIGDTLVSVKFSPTSSTLPWEQSTNGEIAAALNNAQHQVNLALFVFSAQDITNQLIERHQAGVEVRALIDRGFAFRHYSEGLDMLGVALADDQCRYEVDNQPWDPPISSVGVAQLPPGDVLHHKFALVDDSLVITGSHNWSNVANVSNDEAVLMIQNQTVAAHFRREFDRLYQTADLGIPSHIARRIRQREADCPVMIHRSSALPEVVDLNTASLEELKTLPRIGDVLGQRIIEARPFKNLEEVLQVRGIGEQTLNGWGDRAQVSPSSNP; encoded by the coding sequence ATGGTTGTGGTGCGTCGTTCCTTCCTACTCTTAGCCAGTCTAGGGTTTCTCCTCAGCCTCAGCCTCGGCTGTCGTTCCCCCTGGACATTACAACAAAGCGACGTCAACCGTCCCCCCCCACTTCCCCAACATCCACAAATTGAAGCGTACTTCAACCAAAACCCCGCTCACCACTACACCGATCCCTATCGCCAAATTTCCCGCGACGGCGATAACCTCGAACAACTCCTCATCGACACCATCGAAAACGCCCAAGAACGCATCGATATCGCCATTCAGGAACTCCGACTCCCCAAACTCGCTTGGGCGATCGCCCGCCAACATCAAGCCGGAGTATCCGTCCGTCTTATCCTAGAACATGACTATAATCGCCCCTGGAGCGACTATAGCCCCGAAGAAATCCGCCAATTCGACGATCGCCAACGCTCCCGCTACGAAGAAGCCAAACGCTTGATTGATCGCAACAACGACGGCGTGATGAGTCCCGAAGAAATCGCCGAAAACGACGCCCTCGTTGTCCTCCGCAACGCCCAAGTCCCCACCATCGATGATACCGCCGACGGCTCCCGGGGCAGCGGCCTCATGCACCATAAATTCGTCCTCATCGACAACAACATCCTCATCACCGGTTCAGCCAACTTCACCCTCTCAGGAATCCATGGCGACATGGGAGAACCCGCCAGTCGAGGAAATCCCAATCATCTGCTACGCCTCAACAATCCCCAATTAGTCAGTCTGTTTCGCGAAGAATTTGAATTCATGTGGGGAGATGGCCCCGAAGGAACTCTCCAAAGTCGCTTTGGCTTACGAAAACCCCATCGTCCCCTACGCAACCTCACCATCGGCGATACCCTCGTCTCAGTGAAATTTTCCCCCACCTCAAGCACCCTTCCTTGGGAACAGAGTACCAACGGAGAAATCGCCGCTGCTCTCAATAACGCTCAACATCAAGTTAATTTAGCCCTCTTTGTCTTCTCCGCTCAAGATATTACCAATCAACTCATCGAACGTCACCAAGCGGGAGTCGAAGTTCGGGCCTTAATTGACCGAGGTTTCGCCTTTCGTCACTACTCCGAAGGCCTGGATATGTTAGGAGTCGCCCTCGCCGATGACCAATGTCGATATGAGGTAGATAACCAACCCTGGGACCCGCCTATCTCTAGCGTTGGTGTTGCTCAACTTCCACCAGGGGATGTCTTACATCACAAGTTCGCCCTCGTCGATGATTCCCTCGTCATTACCGGCTCTCACAACTGGTCAAATGTGGCCAATGTCAGCAATGACGAAGCTGTGTTAATGATTCAAAATCAGACCGTAGCCGCCCATTTTCGCCGCGAATTTGACCGTCTTTATCAGACCGCAGACTTAGGGATTCCCTCCCATATTGCTCGACGGATTCGCCAACGAGAAGCAGACTGTCCAGTGATGATTCACCGCAGTAGTGCTCTTCCCGAGGTAGTTGATTTGAATACCGCCAGTTTAGAGGAGTTGAAAACCCTTCCGCGAATTGGCGATGTCTTAGGACAACGGATTATCGAGGCGCGTCCATTTAAGAACCTAGAGGAGGTGTTACAAGTCCGAGGAATTGGTGAACAAACTCTCAACGGTTGGGGCGATCGCGCTCAGGTATCTCCATCTTCTAACCCCTAA
- a CDS encoding esterase/lipase family protein — protein MSMSSVLPSSSQESAKIVVLVHGIFRQSKVFSKMKQRLQAEGYTVYSPDLFHRWGALGLADLAQQLASFIEQHLPADAEFDLVGLSMGGIVSRYYLQRLNGASRVRHFITIASPHLGTWLAYTFPRRTGLEMRPGSRLLKDLDQDLDRLDVEITSIWTLWDFIIVPSQHCCLPVGEVIQVPVLLHGMMAWSDRTIEVVQKRLQEPISSDITTQVS, from the coding sequence ATGTCTATGTCATCTGTTTTACCCTCTTCGAGTCAAGAGTCAGCGAAAATTGTGGTGTTGGTTCACGGCATTTTTCGCCAATCTAAAGTTTTCTCGAAAATGAAGCAACGCTTACAAGCTGAGGGTTATACGGTCTATAGCCCGGATTTGTTTCATCGTTGGGGTGCGCTGGGACTGGCTGACCTGGCGCAACAATTGGCGAGCTTCATTGAACAGCACCTTCCCGCAGACGCTGAGTTTGATTTGGTGGGATTGAGTATGGGAGGAATTGTCAGTCGCTATTACCTACAACGGCTCAATGGCGCGTCACGGGTGCGGCATTTTATTACCATTGCGTCGCCTCATTTGGGAACTTGGCTAGCCTATACTTTTCCTCGACGAACGGGATTAGAAATGCGTCCAGGGAGTCGGTTGCTGAAGGATTTGGATCAAGACTTAGACCGTCTCGATGTGGAGATTACCAGTATTTGGACTCTTTGGGATTTCATTATTGTTCCCTCGCAACATTGCTGTTTACCCGTTGGTGAGGTGATTCAGGTTCCGGTGCTGTTACATGGGATGATGGCTTGGAGCGATCGCACCATTGAGGTGGTTCAGAAACGCTTGCAAGAGCCGATTTCCTCGGATATAACCACTCAGGTCAGTTGA
- a CDS encoding succinate dehydrogenase/fumarate reductase iron-sulfur subunit: MHVTFNILRQTRDNAPRSQTYQLDVDPSETILTCLDRIKWEQDGSLGYRKNCRNTICGSCSMRINGRSTLACKENVGAEIARLRQIHGLSDEEIPAMTIAPMGNMPVIKDLVVDMRKFWDNLDAVDPYVSTQARQIPEREFSQSPQEREKLSHSGNCILCGACYSECNAVEVNPNFVGPHALAKAQRMVDDNRDDRTETRINQYEQGTDGVWGCTRCYYCNSVCPMEVAPLDRIGEVKQAILSRRDTSASRAVRHRKTLVELVRDGGWVDERKFGVQVVGNYFRDLRGILSLAPLGLRMLVCGKFPLSFEKSEGTQEVRSLIDSVRELEAQNR, from the coding sequence ATGCACGTTACCTTTAATATTCTGCGCCAAACTCGCGACAACGCCCCCCGTTCGCAAACCTATCAACTCGACGTTGACCCCAGTGAGACCATTCTCACCTGTCTCGATCGCATCAAATGGGAACAGGATGGCAGTCTAGGCTACCGTAAAAACTGCCGTAACACCATCTGCGGCAGTTGTTCGATGCGCATTAATGGCCGTTCAACCTTAGCCTGTAAAGAGAATGTCGGGGCAGAAATCGCCCGGCTGCGGCAGATTCACGGCCTATCGGACGAGGAAATTCCAGCCATGACGATCGCCCCCATGGGCAATATGCCGGTCATTAAGGATTTAGTCGTGGATATGCGCAAATTCTGGGATAACCTGGATGCCGTCGATCCCTATGTCAGCACCCAGGCCCGTCAGATTCCCGAACGGGAGTTTTCCCAATCCCCGCAAGAACGGGAAAAACTCAGTCACAGTGGCAACTGCATCCTCTGCGGGGCCTGTTACTCAGAATGTAACGCCGTTGAGGTGAACCCCAATTTTGTCGGTCCCCACGCCCTCGCCAAAGCCCAGCGGATGGTGGATGATAACCGGGACGATCGCACCGAAACCCGTATCAATCAATATGAACAGGGAACCGATGGGGTTTGGGGCTGTACTCGTTGTTATTACTGTAATTCCGTCTGTCCCATGGAAGTCGCCCCCCTCGATCGCATTGGGGAGGTGAAGCAAGCCATTCTCTCCCGCCGTGATACCAGTGCCAGTCGGGCCGTCCGTCACCGCAAAACCCTGGTGGAATTAGTCCGTGATGGCGGTTGGGTGGATGAGCGCAAATTTGGGGTGCAAGTGGTGGGAAATTACTTCCGGGATTTACGCGGGATATTAAGTTTAGCGCCTCTAGGCTTACGGATGTTAGTCTGCGGCAAGTTCCCCCTCAGCTTTGAGAAGTCCGAGGGAACCCAAGAGGTGCGATCGCTCATTGATTCCGTGCGGGAGTTGGAAGCACAGAATCGGTAG
- a CDS encoding S-layer homology domain-containing protein, producing MAAAIPSAEAVMAASVGIQLPDNCNVVALSPAESGRAGGMLVCAPESPDGPPPILGNNIDLPDLPETVEFADLSDRYERPFIEALARQGIIPAAEDGKFNPDDPLTEAELRAWLDKSLEIRETMNPSLKESSEEVSDASSLEDEAQAAKVTGKDVHLQHFGKRLTGKSVENEVEPVVSRLEALVALATHFDLELTEELEANTVLSFTDLDRVPESAHNALKAIVGHEIIILHSEEEEQEEELEEMALYPHFSATRADVAVLLYKSMVKSGGFAPIAMSSQGSLGEMNIRFDGSGEAISSPLVRPGLMQQLFADSYSPGTIAIGLAEGTRTVDGGKSSGYWGHRDPGNGKHNMGTFSYQHGARTPEEADLLQLRRIYQYSAALEEYAAAHGMELSVLEFVAGLDLANQAPLAAQHYLANLQEAKARGATGVEAILEARAYSYFNPATGRLEASGFRNNWEWLRYDQLRRIHAIHQTLSYHGIE from the coding sequence TTGGCTGCCGCTATTCCGAGTGCGGAGGCGGTCATGGCCGCGTCGGTGGGGATTCAACTTCCCGACAATTGCAATGTCGTTGCATTGAGTCCTGCTGAAAGTGGACGAGCGGGTGGAATGCTCGTTTGTGCCCCGGAATCCCCAGATGGACCCCCTCCCATTTTAGGGAATAATATTGACCTCCCTGACCTCCCCGAGACGGTGGAGTTTGCGGATTTGAGCGATCGCTACGAACGTCCCTTTATTGAAGCGTTGGCCCGTCAGGGGATTATTCCAGCGGCGGAGGATGGGAAGTTTAATCCCGATGACCCCCTCACGGAAGCGGAATTACGAGCCTGGTTAGATAAAAGCCTGGAAATCCGTGAAACCATGAACCCTTCCCTCAAGGAGTCCTCAGAAGAGGTGTCAGACGCATCCAGTCTGGAGGACGAGGCTCAGGCAGCTAAGGTTACCGGTAAGGACGTCCATCTCCAACATTTTGGTAAACGGCTCACCGGTAAGTCGGTTGAGAACGAGGTGGAACCAGTGGTATCTCGCCTAGAGGCCCTGGTGGCCCTGGCGACTCATTTTGATTTGGAGTTAACGGAGGAGTTGGAGGCCAACACGGTTTTAAGTTTTACGGATCTCGATCGCGTCCCGGAGTCGGCTCATAATGCCCTCAAAGCGATTGTGGGCCATGAGATTATTATCTTGCATTCGGAAGAAGAGGAACAGGAGGAAGAGCTAGAGGAGATGGCTCTCTATCCTCACTTCTCGGCGACTCGGGCCGATGTGGCAGTATTGCTGTACAAGTCCATGGTGAAAAGCGGTGGTTTTGCCCCCATCGCCATGAGTTCTCAAGGCTCTCTCGGCGAGATGAATATCCGCTTCGATGGCTCGGGTGAGGCAATTTCCTCGCCTCTCGTTCGCCCGGGTTTGATGCAACAACTCTTTGCAGATTCCTATTCCCCAGGAACCATCGCCATCGGCTTGGCGGAAGGAACCCGCACGGTGGATGGGGGTAAAAGTAGCGGCTACTGGGGCCACCGCGATCCGGGGAATGGTAAGCACAATATGGGAACGTTCAGTTATCAGCATGGGGCTAGAACCCCGGAAGAGGCGGATTTACTGCAACTGCGACGGATTTATCAATATAGTGCGGCCCTTGAGGAGTATGCGGCAGCCCACGGTATGGAGTTGTCGGTGTTAGAGTTTGTGGCGGGTTTGGATTTAGCTAACCAAGCACCTCTAGCGGCTCAGCATTACCTGGCTAATTTACAAGAGGCTAAGGCCCGAGGAGCAACGGGAGTTGAGGCTATCCTGGAGGCCCGGGCTTATAGTTACTTCAACCCGGCTACCGGACGCTTAGAGGCGAGCGGCTTCCGCAATAACTGGGAGTGGTTACGCTATGACCAGTTACGTCGGATTCATGCTATCCATCAAACTCTCAGCTACCACGGAATCGAGTAA
- a CDS encoding diacylglycerol/polyprenol kinase family protein yields MLESGLVPTTTPLWFSSGVVVVWLGVVLSSAEALYRYRHLNPEFSRKIVHIGTGNVILIAWGLGVPAWIGIAAAIVAGFAALLSYWLPLLPGVNSIGRQSLGTFFYAVSIGVLIAAFWESAPYYTALGILIMTWGDGCAALVGMRFGKHPYQVLGMTKSLEGTAAMFSISYLISQFVLLASGAPWSELILVSLLVATTATLLESFSSLGLDNLTVPVGSATLAFYVQSFLFS; encoded by the coding sequence ATGTTAGAGTCCGGCCTTGTCCCCACCACCACCCCGCTATGGTTCTCCAGTGGCGTAGTGGTGGTCTGGTTAGGAGTGGTTCTCAGCAGCGCCGAAGCTCTCTATCGCTATCGTCATCTTAACCCGGAGTTTAGCCGCAAAATTGTCCATATTGGTACGGGGAACGTCATCCTCATCGCCTGGGGATTGGGAGTCCCCGCTTGGATTGGCATTGCAGCGGCGATCGTGGCGGGGTTTGCGGCCTTACTCTCCTACTGGCTTCCTCTGCTTCCAGGGGTTAACAGTATTGGTCGCCAGAGTCTGGGAACCTTCTTTTACGCTGTCAGTATTGGGGTTCTGATTGCGGCGTTCTGGGAGTCCGCCCCCTACTATACCGCCTTGGGGATTCTGATTATGACCTGGGGTGATGGTTGTGCGGCGTTGGTGGGAATGCGGTTTGGGAAACACCCCTATCAGGTTTTGGGGATGACGAAAAGCCTGGAGGGAACGGCGGCCATGTTTAGCATTAGTTACCTCATTAGCCAGTTCGTATTACTGGCCTCTGGTGCTCCCTGGAGTGAGCTAATTTTAGTATCGTTGTTAGTAGCGACGACGGCGACGCTCCTGGAATCGTTTTCAAGCCTCGGCTTAGATAATTTAACGGTTCCAGTGGGGAGTGCTACGTTAGCATTTTATGTGCAGTCCTTTTTGTTTTCTTAA